The following coding sequences are from one Pseudomonas oryzae window:
- a CDS encoding M23 family metallopeptidase → MKLFSPSNRSLTRDDIRVVNLRRVLLPGLVVSLVLSLGGFAGGLWVGRGLAPEALATADEPLPAEERFAIARVGELVGRLKSLESDVLSLRQMLGEHKQLTQRLSALDPSLLPALLPDRSATGTASGQGGLLLPPRGCSARAPEAAEVSLEDLPRSVAAARCLRSELDRLMESVASRNAALMAIPSQRPVAQARLGSSFGNRLDPFNRHLAFHSGVDFSIHSGAAVLAAAGGRVRFAGRQGGYGQLLEIDHGNGLVTRYAHLLRFHVRAGELVIPGQRIAEVGSTGRSTGPHLHFEVLHHGRFVDPQRFLALGDLERDASAVAND, encoded by the coding sequence ATGAAGCTTTTCTCGCCGTCGAATCGCTCCCTGACGCGCGATGACATCCGGGTCGTCAACCTGCGGCGCGTACTGCTGCCGGGGCTGGTCGTGAGCCTCGTGTTGAGCCTGGGCGGCTTCGCCGGCGGCCTCTGGGTCGGGCGAGGCCTGGCGCCGGAGGCGCTCGCCACGGCGGATGAGCCGCTGCCGGCGGAGGAACGTTTCGCCATCGCCCGGGTCGGCGAGCTGGTTGGCCGCCTGAAGTCGCTGGAGTCCGATGTGCTCTCGCTGCGCCAGATGCTCGGCGAGCACAAGCAGCTCACCCAGCGGCTGTCGGCGCTGGATCCTTCCCTGCTGCCCGCGTTGCTGCCGGACCGCTCGGCCACGGGCACGGCCTCGGGGCAGGGCGGGCTGCTGCTGCCGCCGCGCGGCTGTTCCGCCAGGGCGCCGGAGGCGGCCGAGGTATCCCTCGAGGATCTGCCGCGCAGCGTGGCGGCAGCGCGTTGCCTGCGCTCGGAGCTGGACCGGCTGATGGAGAGCGTGGCCAGCCGCAATGCGGCGCTGATGGCGATCCCATCGCAGCGGCCGGTGGCGCAGGCCCGCTTGGGCTCGTCCTTCGGCAACCGGCTCGACCCGTTCAACCGGCATCTGGCCTTTCATTCCGGCGTGGACTTCTCGATCCACAGCGGCGCCGCCGTACTGGCGGCGGCCGGCGGCCGGGTGCGCTTCGCGGGGCGTCAGGGCGGGTATGGCCAGTTGCTGGAGATCGACCACGGCAATGGCCTGGTGACGCGCTATGCCCACCTGTTGCGCTTCCATGTCCGCGCCGGCGAGCTGGTGATCCCCGGCCAGCGGATTGCCGAGGTCGGCTCCACCGGTCGCTCGACCGGCCCCCACCTGCATTTCGAGGTGCTGCACCACGGTCGCTTCGTCGACCCGCAGCGCTTCCTGGCTCTTGGTGACCTGGAGCGCGACGCCAGTGCTGTGGCCAACGACTAA
- a CDS encoding AEC family transporter: MLSLFLQTLYVTLPVFSMLFLGMLLRRLGQIDEHFIHTASGLVFNVCMPVMLFLAILHADLEVALQPALLGYFALATLVCFLLAWGWALWRVPQAERGVYVQGAFRGNNGIVGLALATSLYGDYGLSLGGVLSGLVILLYNSLAVLVLEVYNPNGKTSVWGIGKSILRNPLILGVLVAIPFAWWQVRLPVWLTTSGEYLAQLTLPLALICIGGSLSLASLRASSALALSASLMKMLWLPALATLGAWLVGFRRAELGILFLFFASPTAAASFVMARAVGANHRLAAAIIVITTLLAVLTTNLGLFVLQWGGWI, from the coding sequence ATGCTCTCCCTCTTCCTGCAGACGCTGTACGTAACCCTCCCGGTGTTCTCCATGCTGTTCCTCGGCATGCTGCTCAGGCGCCTCGGGCAGATCGACGAGCATTTCATCCACACCGCCAGCGGGCTGGTGTTCAACGTCTGCATGCCGGTGATGCTGTTCCTCGCCATCCTGCATGCCGACCTCGAGGTGGCGCTGCAGCCGGCGCTGCTCGGTTACTTCGCCCTGGCCACCCTGGTCTGCTTCCTGCTCGCCTGGGGCTGGGCGCTGTGGCGGGTGCCGCAGGCCGAGCGGGGTGTCTACGTGCAGGGCGCGTTCCGCGGCAACAACGGCATCGTCGGCCTGGCGTTGGCCACCAGTCTGTACGGTGATTACGGGCTGTCGCTGGGCGGGGTGCTCAGCGGCCTGGTGATCCTGCTCTACAACAGTCTTGCCGTGCTGGTGCTGGAGGTCTACAACCCCAACGGCAAGACCAGCGTGTGGGGCATCGGCAAGAGCATCCTGCGCAATCCGCTGATTCTCGGCGTGCTGGTGGCGATCCCCTTCGCCTGGTGGCAGGTGCGCCTGCCGGTGTGGCTGACCACCTCGGGCGAGTACCTGGCCCAGCTGACCCTGCCGCTGGCGCTGATCTGCATCGGCGGCAGTCTGTCGCTGGCTTCGCTGCGCGCCAGCAGCGCCCTGGCGCTGAGCGCCAGCCTGATGAAGATGCTCTGGCTGCCGGCGCTGGCCACCCTGGGAGCCTGGCTGGTCGGCTTTCGCCGGGCCGAGCTGGGCATCCTGTTCCTGTTCTTCGCCAGCCCCACTGCGGCGGCCAGCTTCGTCATGGCGCGTGCCGTCGGCGCCAACCACCGGCTGGCGGCGGCGATCATCGTCATCACCACCCTGCTGGCGGTGCTGACCACCAACCTCGGCCTGTTCGTGTTGCAGTGGGGCGGTTGGATCTGA
- a CDS encoding septal ring lytic transglycosylase RlpA family protein, protein MRRTLPLALLLVLLSGCASRDQPADSDGYRAEGQASFYASRHHGRRTASGERFDMHALTAAHPSLPFGSRVRVINLANQRSVVVRINDRGPHARGRIIDLSRAAAERLDMLSRGVAPVRLEVLAD, encoded by the coding sequence ATGCGTCGAACCCTGCCCCTTGCCCTCCTGCTCGTGCTGCTCAGCGGCTGCGCCAGTCGCGATCAGCCCGCCGACTCCGACGGCTATCGCGCCGAAGGCCAGGCCTCGTTCTACGCCAGCCGCCACCATGGTCGGCGCACCGCCAGCGGCGAGCGCTTCGACATGCACGCGCTGACCGCCGCCCACCCCAGCCTGCCGTTCGGCAGCCGGGTCCGGGTCATCAATCTCGCCAACCAGCGCAGCGTGGTAGTGCGCATCAACGACCGCGGCCCGCACGCCCGCGGACGGATCATCGACCTGTCGCGCGCCGCCGCCGAGCGCCTCGACATGCTGAGTCGCGGCGTGGCACCGGTGCGCCTGGAGGTCCTGGCCGACTGA
- a CDS encoding SIMPL domain-containing protein (The SIMPL domain is named for its presence in mouse protein SIMPL (signalling molecule that associates with mouse pelle-like kinase). Bacterial member BP26, from Brucella, was shown to assemble into a channel-like structure, while YggE from E. coli has been associated with resistance to oxidative stress.), with protein MLPVQRFAALLALGASLSISQLQAAEQPLYNQISLRAEVSREVAHDRMHVTLYSEEQDADPARLAARITDSLNRAVARARTVKPVKISQGSRHSYPVYDDKGRKVVAWRERAELRLESADFAALAKLSGELLDNLQMADMHFSLSADGRKQHEDQLLEQAVAAFRARAQLVSEAMGASGYRLVRLDLDSRGGQRPPLMPMAAMKDMRMAESAPVPQIEGGNSELEVSASGVIEVQLNATPASAGVRQAPAVPDAR; from the coding sequence ATGTTGCCAGTGCAACGCTTCGCCGCCCTCCTCGCCCTCGGCGCCAGCCTGAGTATCTCCCAGCTGCAGGCCGCTGAGCAGCCCCTCTACAACCAGATCAGCCTGCGCGCCGAGGTCAGCCGCGAGGTAGCCCACGACCGCATGCACGTCACCCTGTACAGCGAAGAGCAGGACGCCGATCCGGCCAGGCTGGCGGCGCGGATCACCGACAGCCTCAACCGCGCCGTGGCGCGCGCCCGCACGGTCAAACCAGTCAAGATCAGCCAAGGCAGCCGGCACAGCTACCCGGTCTACGACGACAAGGGGCGCAAGGTGGTGGCCTGGCGCGAACGTGCCGAACTGCGCCTGGAAAGCGCCGACTTCGCCGCGCTGGCCAAGCTGAGCGGCGAGCTGCTCGACAACCTGCAGATGGCCGACATGCACTTCAGCCTGTCCGCCGACGGTCGCAAGCAGCACGAGGATCAATTGCTCGAGCAGGCGGTGGCCGCCTTCAGGGCCCGCGCCCAGCTGGTCAGCGAGGCGATGGGCGCCAGCGGTTATCGCCTGGTGCGCCTCGACCTCGACAGCCGCGGCGGCCAGCGCCCACCGCTGATGCCGATGGCGGCGATGAAGGACATGCGCATGGCGGAAAGCGCCCCGGTGCCGCAGATCGAGGGCGGCAACAGCGAACTGGAGGTGAGCGCCAGCGGAGTGATCGAGGTCCAGCTGAACGCGACGCCGGCCTCCGCCGGCGTCCGCCAGGCGCCGGCGGTGCCGGACGCACGGTGA
- a CDS encoding ATP-binding protein, translated as MQAPVQLFSASLQNLARLVLIRLLVLAAQAGSVGFAWWSDRLPLPWTELGITLAVSGLLSIFTALRLRASWPVTELEYAIQLGCDLVIHSVLLYYTGGSSNPFVSYYLVPLTIAAATLPWLHTLILAGLALASYTLLLVWSHPLDMPPGPRESLLVYGMWLSFALAAGLITFFVAKMAEELRRQEQLRAQRREEGMRDQQLLAVAAQAAGAAHELGTPLSTMSVLLNELRLEHRDQPALQEDLALLQEQVKLCKDTLQQLVRAAEAERRQSIVEQTASEWLEAVLQRWHLMRPEATYRYQCLGVGAPPRLMPPTDLSQALLNLLNNAADACPDNLDIRLDWDAREICLSIRDHGLGVPLAIAEQLGKPFFTTKSKGKGFGLGLFLSQASVTRVGGTVKLYNHEEGGTLTELRLPRNYGVA; from the coding sequence ATGCAAGCACCCGTCCAGCTCTTCTCAGCCAGCCTGCAGAACCTCGCCCGGCTGGTCCTCATCCGCCTGCTCGTGCTGGCCGCCCAGGCCGGCTCGGTCGGCTTCGCCTGGTGGTCGGACCGCCTGCCGCTGCCGTGGACCGAGCTGGGCATCACCCTGGCCGTGTCGGGGCTGCTCAGCATCTTCACCGCCCTGCGCCTGCGTGCCTCCTGGCCGGTCACCGAGCTGGAGTACGCGATCCAGCTCGGCTGCGACCTGGTGATCCACAGCGTGCTGCTGTACTACACCGGCGGTTCGAGCAATCCCTTCGTTTCCTACTACCTGGTGCCGCTGACCATCGCTGCGGCGACCCTGCCCTGGCTGCACACCCTGATACTCGCCGGCCTGGCGTTGGCCAGCTACACCCTGCTGCTGGTCTGGTCGCACCCGCTGGACATGCCGCCCGGGCCGCGCGAGAGCCTGCTGGTCTACGGCATGTGGCTGAGTTTCGCCCTCGCCGCCGGGCTGATCACCTTCTTCGTCGCCAAGATGGCCGAGGAGTTGCGGCGCCAGGAGCAGCTGCGCGCCCAGCGCCGCGAGGAAGGCATGCGCGACCAGCAGCTGCTCGCCGTCGCCGCCCAGGCCGCCGGCGCCGCCCACGAGCTGGGCACGCCGCTGTCGACCATGAGCGTGCTGCTCAACGAGCTGCGCCTGGAGCATCGCGACCAGCCGGCGCTGCAGGAGGATCTCGCCCTGCTGCAGGAGCAGGTCAAGCTGTGCAAGGACACCCTGCAGCAGCTGGTGCGCGCCGCCGAAGCCGAGCGGCGCCAGTCGATCGTCGAGCAGACCGCCAGCGAGTGGCTGGAGGCGGTGCTGCAGCGCTGGCACCTGATGCGCCCGGAGGCCACCTATCGCTACCAGTGCCTGGGCGTCGGCGCGCCACCGCGGCTGATGCCGCCGACCGACCTCAGCCAGGCACTGCTCAACCTGCTGAACAATGCCGCCGATGCCTGCCCGGACAACCTGGATATCCGTCTGGACTGGGACGCGCGGGAGATCTGCCTGAGCATCCGCGACCATGGCCTCGGGGTGCCGCTGGCGATTGCCGAACAGCTCGGCAAGCCGTTCTTCACCACCAAGAGCAAGGGCAAAGGCTTCGGCCTCGGTCTGTTCCTCAGTCAGGCCAGCGTGACCCGTGTCGGTGGTACAGTGAAACTTTACAATCACGAAGAAGGCGGCACGCTGACCGAGTTGCGTCTGCCGCGCAATTACGGCGTCGCCTGA
- a CDS encoding calcium/sodium antiporter — MTLMTFVYLIGGLVLLVAGAEVLVRGAARLAAQFGIPPLIIGLTVVAFGTSAPETAVSVQAALDGSGDIAVGNVVGSNIANVLLILGLSAMVAPLIVSRQLIRLDVPLMIGASLVTWALAMDGKLGRLDGALLFGAVVAYTAFLIISSRKDKGAAAGTAQGDEFVEEFGLHETPKPYAWAVNLGLLIAGLVLLVGGSNLLVEGAVSLAKALGLSELVIGLTVIAVGTSLPELATSMIAAFKGERDIAVGNVVGSNIFNLLCVLGLASLVSPLPINVSANALSFDFPVMIAVALACLPIFFAGYRINRWEGALFVLYYALYTSWLIMHSTDAPGLAMFSQAMTWFVLPLTLVTLLVIGGRAWRLQR, encoded by the coding sequence ATGACCCTGATGACCTTCGTCTACCTGATCGGCGGCCTGGTGCTGCTGGTCGCCGGCGCCGAAGTGCTGGTGCGCGGCGCCGCACGCCTGGCCGCCCAGTTCGGCATTCCGCCCCTGATCATCGGCCTGACCGTGGTCGCCTTCGGCACCAGCGCGCCGGAAACCGCGGTAAGCGTGCAGGCCGCCCTCGACGGCAGCGGCGACATCGCCGTGGGCAACGTGGTCGGCAGCAACATCGCCAACGTGCTGCTGATCCTCGGCCTGTCGGCCATGGTCGCGCCGCTGATCGTCTCGCGCCAGCTGATCCGCCTCGACGTGCCGCTGATGATCGGCGCCAGCCTGGTGACCTGGGCGCTGGCCATGGACGGCAAGCTGGGCCGTCTCGACGGCGCCCTGCTGTTCGGCGCCGTGGTCGCTTATACCGCCTTCCTGATCATCAGCAGCCGCAAGGACAAGGGCGCCGCCGCAGGGACCGCCCAGGGCGACGAGTTCGTCGAGGAGTTCGGCCTGCACGAAACGCCCAAGCCGTATGCCTGGGCGGTCAACCTCGGCCTGCTGATCGCCGGCCTGGTGCTGCTGGTCGGCGGCTCCAACCTGCTGGTGGAGGGCGCGGTGAGCCTGGCCAAGGCGCTGGGGCTGTCCGAGCTGGTCATCGGCCTGACCGTGATCGCCGTCGGCACCTCGCTGCCAGAGCTGGCCACCTCGATGATCGCCGCCTTCAAGGGCGAGCGCGACATCGCCGTGGGCAACGTGGTCGGCAGCAACATCTTCAACCTGCTCTGCGTGCTCGGCCTGGCTTCGCTGGTGTCGCCGCTGCCGATCAACGTTTCGGCCAACGCGCTGTCCTTCGACTTTCCGGTGATGATCGCGGTGGCGCTGGCGTGCCTGCCGATCTTCTTCGCCGGCTACCGCATCAACCGCTGGGAGGGTGCGCTGTTCGTCCTCTACTACGCCCTCTATACCAGCTGGCTGATCATGCACAGCACCGACGCGCCGGGCCTGGCCATGTTCAGCCAGGCGATGACCTGGTTCGTGCTGCCGCTGACCCTGGTCACCCTGCTGGTGATCGGCGGGCGCGCCTGGCGGCTGCAGCGCTGA
- a CDS encoding bactofilin family protein, with protein sequence MFSSKKSASKVSIDKFSSLISGNVSMSGDLEFEEGLKISGVFKGNIGHKRGTHSLLALSAEGRIEGNVSSYDALIDGTIVGDLVVEHLLELHSNARVRGNISYRQLSMENGAVVDGKLNRLGDDEGLAQVVELPRQAQEA encoded by the coding sequence ATGTTCAGCAGCAAGAAATCGGCCTCCAAGGTCTCGATCGACAAGTTCTCCAGCCTGATCTCCGGCAACGTGTCGATGAGCGGCGATCTGGAGTTCGAGGAAGGTCTCAAGATCAGCGGCGTGTTCAAGGGCAACATCGGTCACAAGCGAGGCACCCACAGCCTGCTGGCGCTGAGTGCCGAAGGGCGCATCGAGGGCAACGTGAGCAGCTACGATGCGCTGATCGACGGCACCATCGTCGGCGACCTGGTGGTCGAGCATCTGCTCGAGCTGCACTCCAACGCGCGGGTGCGCGGCAACATCAGCTACCGCCAGCTGAGCATGGAGAATGGCGCGGTGGTCGACGGCAAGCTCAACCGCCTGGGCGACGACGAGGGGCTGGCGCAGGTGGTCGAGCTGCCGCGCCAGGCCCAGGAAGCCTGA
- the gatB gene encoding Asp-tRNA(Asn)/Glu-tRNA(Gln) amidotransferase subunit GatB: MQWEAVIGLEIHAQLSTQSKIFSGSATTFGAEPNTQASLVDLGMPGTLPVLNEQAVRMAVKFGLAIDAELGRTNVFARKNYFYPDLPKGYQTSQMDHPIVGKGHLDITLEDGTSKRIGITRAHLEEDAGKSLHEDFHGMSGIDLNRAGTPLLEIVSEPDIRSAKEAVAYVKAIHALVRYLGICDGNMAEGSLRCDCNVSVRPKGQEAFGTRAEIKNVNSFRFIEKAINHEIQRQIELIEDGGKVVQETRLYDPNKDETRSMRGKEEANDYRYFPCPDLLPVVLEDDFIEQIRGELPELPGEKRARFESQYGLSAYDASVLSASREMAEYFEAVQAACGDAKLAANWVMGELSSLLNEDGIEIEQSPVSAGQLGGLILRIKDNTISGKIAKDVFKFLAAGEGASADEIIEKKGLKQVTDTGAIEAILKEVLDANAAQVEQYRASDEAKRGKMFGFFVGQAMKASKGKANPGQVNELLKKLLEG, translated from the coding sequence ATGCAATGGGAAGCCGTGATCGGGCTGGAAATCCACGCCCAGCTCTCCACCCAATCGAAGATCTTCTCCGGCAGCGCCACCACCTTCGGGGCCGAGCCGAACACCCAGGCCAGCCTGGTCGACCTGGGCATGCCCGGCACCCTGCCGGTGCTGAATGAACAGGCCGTGCGCATGGCGGTGAAGTTCGGCCTGGCGATCGACGCCGAACTGGGCCGCACCAACGTGTTCGCGCGCAAGAACTACTTCTACCCCGACCTGCCCAAGGGCTACCAGACCAGCCAGATGGATCACCCCATCGTCGGCAAGGGTCACCTGGACATCACCCTGGAGGACGGCACCAGCAAGCGCATCGGCATCACCCGCGCGCACCTGGAAGAGGACGCCGGCAAGAGCCTGCACGAGGACTTCCACGGCATGTCCGGGATCGACCTCAACCGCGCCGGCACCCCGCTCTTGGAGATCGTCTCCGAGCCGGACATCCGCAGCGCCAAGGAGGCGGTCGCCTACGTCAAGGCGATCCACGCGCTGGTGCGCTATCTCGGCATCTGCGACGGCAACATGGCCGAAGGCTCGCTGCGCTGCGACTGCAACGTTTCGGTGCGCCCCAAGGGCCAGGAAGCCTTCGGCACCCGCGCCGAGATCAAGAACGTCAACTCGTTCCGCTTCATCGAGAAGGCGATCAACCACGAGATCCAGCGGCAGATCGAGCTGATCGAGGACGGCGGCAAGGTGGTGCAGGAAACCCGCCTGTACGACCCGAACAAGGACGAGACGCGCTCGATGCGCGGCAAGGAAGAAGCCAACGACTACCGCTACTTCCCCTGCCCCGACCTGCTGCCGGTGGTGCTGGAAGACGACTTCATCGAGCAAATCCGTGGCGAACTGCCGGAGCTGCCGGGCGAGAAGCGCGCGCGCTTCGAAAGCCAGTACGGCCTGTCCGCCTACGACGCCAGCGTGCTCTCCGCCAGCCGCGAGATGGCCGAGTACTTCGAGGCCGTGCAGGCCGCCTGCGGCGACGCCAAGCTGGCGGCCAACTGGGTGATGGGCGAGCTGTCCAGCCTGCTGAATGAAGACGGCATCGAGATCGAGCAGTCGCCGGTATCGGCCGGGCAGCTCGGCGGGCTGATCCTGCGCATCAAGGACAACACCATCTCCGGCAAGATCGCCAAGGATGTCTTCAAGTTCCTCGCCGCCGGCGAGGGTGCCTCTGCCGATGAGATCATCGAGAAGAAGGGTCTGAAGCAGGTCACCGACACCGGTGCCATCGAGGCGATTCTCAAGGAAGTGCTGGACGCCAACGCCGCCCAGGTCGAACAGTACCGTGCCAGCGACGAAGCCAAACGCGGCAAGATGTTCGGCTTCTTCGTCGGCCAGGCGATGAAGGCCTCCAAGGGCAAGGCCAACCCCGGCCAGGTCAACGAGCTGCTGAAGAAGCTGCTCGAGGGCTGA
- the gatA gene encoding Asp-tRNA(Asn)/Glu-tRNA(Gln) amidotransferase subunit GatA — protein MMHRLTLTQIARGLAAKDFSAVELSDALLARIAHLDPQLNSFITVTADEARAQAAAADARRASGESGALLGAPIAHKDLFCTRGVLTTCASKILHNFKAPYDATVVEKLASAGAVSLGKLNMDEFAMGSANESSHYGAVKNPWDLSRVPGGSSGGSAAAVAAGLIPAATGTDTGGSIRQPAALTNLTGLKPTYGRVSRWGMIAYASSLDQGGPIARSAEDCALLLGAMAGFDAKDSTSVDQPVDDYLAALNQPLAGLRIGLPKEYFGAGLDARIAEKVLAVVEELKKLGASVKDISLPNMQHAIPAYYVIAPAEASSNLSRFDGVRFGYRCENPVNLEDLYKRSRGEGFGAEVKRRIMVGTYALSAGYYDAYYLKAQKIRRLIKNDFVQAFAEVDLILGPTTPNPAWKLGAKSADPVSAYLEDIYTITANLAGIPGLSMPAGFVDGLPVGVQLLAPYFQEARLLNVAHQYQQVSDWHTRTPAGF, from the coding sequence GTGATGCATCGACTGACCCTGACGCAAATCGCCCGCGGCCTGGCCGCCAAGGACTTCTCCGCCGTCGAGCTGAGCGACGCCCTGCTGGCGCGCATCGCGCATCTCGACCCGCAGCTGAACAGCTTCATCACCGTCACCGCCGACGAGGCGCGCGCCCAGGCGGCCGCCGCCGACGCCCGCCGTGCGAGCGGCGAGAGCGGCGCCCTGCTCGGCGCGCCGATCGCCCACAAGGACCTGTTCTGCACCCGGGGCGTGCTGACCACCTGCGCCTCGAAGATCCTCCACAACTTCAAGGCGCCCTACGACGCCACCGTGGTCGAGAAGCTCGCCAGCGCCGGTGCGGTCAGCCTCGGCAAGCTGAACATGGACGAGTTCGCCATGGGCTCGGCCAACGAATCCAGCCACTACGGCGCGGTGAAGAATCCCTGGGATCTCTCCCGCGTGCCGGGCGGCTCCTCAGGCGGCTCGGCCGCCGCGGTGGCCGCCGGGCTGATCCCGGCCGCCACCGGCACCGACACCGGCGGCTCGATCCGCCAGCCGGCAGCGCTGACCAACCTCACCGGTCTCAAGCCGACCTACGGCCGCGTGTCCCGCTGGGGCATGATCGCCTACGCCTCCAGCCTCGACCAGGGCGGTCCGATCGCCCGCAGCGCCGAGGACTGCGCCCTGCTGCTCGGCGCCATGGCCGGCTTCGACGCCAAGGATTCCACCAGCGTCGATCAGCCGGTCGACGACTACCTGGCCGCGCTGAACCAGCCGCTGGCCGGCCTGCGCATCGGCCTGCCGAAGGAATACTTCGGCGCCGGCCTCGACGCGCGCATCGCCGAGAAGGTGCTCGCCGTCGTGGAGGAGCTGAAGAAGCTCGGCGCCAGCGTGAAGGACATCTCGCTGCCGAACATGCAGCACGCCATCCCGGCCTACTACGTGATCGCCCCGGCCGAGGCCAGCTCCAACCTGTCGCGCTTCGACGGCGTGCGCTTCGGCTACCGCTGCGAGAACCCGGTCAACCTCGAGGACCTGTACAAGCGCTCGCGCGGCGAGGGCTTCGGCGCCGAGGTCAAGCGCCGGATCATGGTCGGCACCTACGCCCTGTCGGCCGGCTACTACGACGCCTACTACCTGAAGGCGCAGAAGATCCGCCGGCTGATCAAGAACGACTTCGTCCAGGCGTTCGCCGAGGTCGACCTGATCCTCGGCCCGACCACCCCGAACCCGGCGTGGAAGCTCGGCGCGAAGAGCGCCGATCCGGTGTCGGCCTACCTGGAAGACATCTACACCATCACCGCCAACCTCGCCGGCATCCCCGGCCTGTCCATGCCGGCCGGCTTCGTCGACGGCCTGCCGGTGGGCGTGCAGCTCTTGGCGCCGTACTTCCAGGAGGCGCGCCTGCTCAACGTGGCGCACCAGTACCAGCAGGTGAGCGACTGGCACACCCGCACCCCGGCCGGATTCTGA
- a CDS encoding response regulator transcription factor — protein sequence MSEEALFDAEEQPHLLLVDDDETFTRVLARAMSRRGMRVSVASSAEDGLALAERDTPDFAVLDLKMGGDSGLVLLPKLLELDSEMRVVILTGYSSIATAVEAIKRGACNYLCKPADADDVLAALLSEHADLDSLVPDNPMSVDRLQWEHIQRVLNEHDGNISATARALGMHRRTLQRKLQKRPVRR from the coding sequence ATGAGCGAAGAAGCCCTGTTCGATGCGGAAGAGCAGCCGCATCTGTTGCTGGTCGACGACGACGAGACCTTCACCCGCGTGCTGGCCCGCGCCATGAGCCGGCGCGGTATGCGCGTATCGGTGGCCAGTTCGGCCGAGGACGGCCTGGCCCTGGCCGAGCGCGATACCCCCGACTTCGCCGTGCTCGACCTGAAGATGGGCGGCGACTCCGGTCTGGTGCTGCTGCCCAAGCTGCTCGAGCTGGACAGCGAGATGCGCGTGGTGATCCTCACCGGCTACTCGAGCATCGCCACCGCGGTGGAGGCGATCAAGCGCGGCGCCTGCAACTACCTGTGCAAGCCGGCCGATGCCGACGACGTGCTGGCCGCGCTGCTCTCCGAGCACGCCGACCTCGACAGCCTGGTGCCGGACAACCCGATGTCGGTGGACCGTCTGCAGTGGGAGCACATCCAGCGCGTGCTCAACGAGCACGACGGCAACATCTCCGCCACCGCCCGCGCCCTCGGCATGCACCGCCGTACCCTGCAACGCAAGCTGCAGAAGCGCCCCGTGCGGCGCTGA